One stretch of Thermococcus sp. M36 DNA includes these proteins:
- the csa3 gene encoding CRISPR-associated CARF protein Csa3 codes for MLVVFPVGFDEKFIVRALMRKREEVDGLEHGDKLVAILPEGYEREQRTINALEAIESIASPIVGKGNIVRLEVSLNGEEIVLAIKRGIEDHLTRDRIVLAVLSGGMRPLLVGTMLALLGLKEARVIVESDFENLSGHISLELGPFLAPQSRRWKLILCGLGEGKSVRTIAEELGVSPATISNELKKMSEYHLIKDERPDGRAPRYHITRAGKTYLRLMGGECDET; via the coding sequence TTGCTGGTTGTCTTTCCGGTGGGCTTCGATGAAAAGTTCATAGTCCGAGCGCTGATGAGAAAAAGGGAGGAGGTAGATGGCCTCGAGCACGGGGACAAGCTGGTGGCAATTTTGCCCGAGGGCTATGAGAGGGAGCAGAGAACCATCAATGCACTGGAGGCCATAGAGAGCATAGCCTCTCCGATAGTAGGAAAAGGAAACATTGTACGTCTGGAAGTCTCCCTGAACGGCGAGGAGATAGTGCTGGCGATAAAGAGGGGAATCGAAGACCATCTAACGCGGGACAGGATTGTCCTCGCAGTTCTGTCGGGGGGAATGAGACCGCTCCTCGTCGGAACAATGCTGGCACTCCTCGGCTTAAAGGAAGCCAGAGTCATCGTCGAAAGCGACTTTGAAAACCTCTCGGGCCATATCTCCCTCGAACTTGGACCCTTCCTCGCCCCACAAAGCAGAAGGTGGAAGCTGATACTCTGTGGCCTCGGCGAGGGGAAGAGCGTCAGGACCATAGCAGAAGAGCTTGGTGTTTCACCCGCGACGATAAGCAACGAGCTGAAGAAGATGAGCGAATACCACTTGATAAAGGACGAACGGCCTGACGGGCGGGCTCCGAGGTACCACATCACTAGAGCTGGCAAAACGTACCTGAGGTTGATGGGGGGTGAGTGCGATGAGACTTGA
- the upp gene encoding uracil phosphoribosyltransferase, with the protein MKRDERWEGVYSFEDSPFIMEILTELRDERTGPIPFRKGLVKLGRYMAYEITKTMEVERVKVKTPLEETEGTLIKDRRNVVIITVLRAAIPLMEGLIKVLDHARVGIVSASRGKAPKFEIEMKYVKVPQVKPDDTVIIADPMIATGSTLIKVLEEVKKYGKAKRYVIVGVLAAPEGISRIKAAHPDVEMFVAAIDRELNEKGYILPGLGDAGDRAFGAPIKL; encoded by the coding sequence ATGAAGAGGGACGAACGCTGGGAGGGTGTCTACTCCTTCGAAGACAGCCCGTTTATAATGGAGATACTGACCGAGCTGAGGGACGAGAGGACAGGGCCGATACCCTTCAGGAAGGGCCTCGTCAAGCTCGGCCGCTATATGGCCTATGAGATAACCAAGACCATGGAGGTCGAGAGGGTAAAGGTCAAAACACCGCTTGAGGAGACCGAGGGGACCCTCATAAAGGACAGGCGCAACGTAGTCATAATAACAGTTCTCCGCGCGGCGATACCGCTGATGGAGGGGCTCATCAAGGTTCTTGACCACGCGAGGGTTGGAATAGTCTCGGCCTCCCGCGGAAAGGCCCCGAAGTTCGAGATAGAGATGAAGTACGTCAAGGTGCCACAGGTTAAGCCGGATGACACCGTCATAATAGCCGATCCTATGATAGCCACCGGCTCGACGCTCATCAAGGTTCTCGAAGAGGTCAAGAAGTACGGGAAGGCCAAGCGTTACGTCATAGTCGGTGTTCTAGCGGCGCCAGAGGGAATAAGCAGGATAAAAGCCGCCCATCCCGACGTCGAGATGTTCGTGGCGGCGATAGACAGGGAGCTCAACGAAAAGGGCTACATCTTGCCCGGCCTCGGTGATGCCGGCGACAGGGCCTTTGGAGCGCCGATTAAGCTCTAA
- a CDS encoding thioredoxin family protein — translation MGLISDADKKVIREEFFSKMTNPVKIIGFIGKEHCQYCDQLKQLVQELAELSDKLTYEFHDFDSEEGKKLAEQYRIDRAPAVTITQDGRDMGVRFFGLPAGHEFGAFLEDIVDVSNATTDLMPDSKEELAKVDRDVRILVFVTPTCPYCPLAVRMAHKFALENAKAGKGRILGDMVEAIEYPEWADRYSVMAVPKVVIQVDGEDKVQFEGAYPEKMFLEKLLAALE, via the coding sequence ATGGGACTGATTAGCGACGCTGACAAGAAGGTCATCAGGGAGGAGTTCTTCTCCAAGATGACCAACCCGGTTAAGATCATCGGGTTCATCGGCAAGGAGCACTGCCAGTACTGCGACCAGCTCAAGCAGCTCGTCCAGGAACTCGCGGAGCTGAGCGACAAGCTCACCTACGAGTTCCACGACTTCGACAGTGAGGAGGGCAAGAAGCTCGCGGAGCAGTACAGGATCGACCGCGCTCCGGCCGTCACCATAACCCAGGACGGCAGGGACATGGGCGTCAGGTTCTTCGGCCTTCCGGCAGGACACGAGTTCGGGGCATTCCTGGAGGACATCGTTGACGTCAGCAACGCCACCACCGACCTCATGCCCGACAGCAAAGAGGAGCTTGCCAAGGTCGACAGGGACGTCAGGATACTCGTCTTCGTCACCCCGACCTGCCCGTACTGTCCGCTCGCCGTCAGGATGGCCCACAAGTTTGCCCTTGAGAACGCCAAGGCAGGCAAGGGCAGGATACTCGGCGACATGGTTGAGGCCATCGAGTACCCGGAGTGGGCCGACAGGTACAGCGTCATGGCCGTCCCGAAGGTCGTTATCCAGGTGGACGGGGAGGACAAGGTTCAGTTTGAGGGCGCCTATCCGGAGAAGATGTTCCTGGAGAAGCTCCTCGCGGCCCTCGAGTGA
- a CDS encoding PD-(D/E)XK nuclease family protein, producing MEHPKEILDFNRQIENAIAGKTPEKKIWVTSLSFCLRKAALSIYLGTFKYERTGEMLVGTVLHRWLGETLEGEDVKFEVPVEYPLGNGWKLVGKVDALKGGYPIEFKFRGFDSGDENGPRSLDEMEEAPKLAREQLNAYLNMLDREVGYVYVFDRNGLQFKVFPVERDREAFEKFLGRARVVISGVQALESGNFPSWIKSRFKNECEGCIFRPICTAVESK from the coding sequence ATGGAACACCCGAAGGAGATTCTTGACTTCAACCGCCAGATTGAGAACGCGATAGCCGGGAAAACCCCCGAGAAGAAGATATGGGTGACGTCGCTGAGTTTTTGCCTCCGGAAGGCGGCGCTCTCGATATACCTCGGGACCTTCAAGTACGAGAGAACGGGAGAGATGCTCGTGGGGACAGTGCTCCACAGGTGGCTCGGGGAGACCCTTGAAGGAGAGGACGTTAAGTTCGAAGTCCCTGTTGAGTATCCGCTCGGGAACGGCTGGAAGCTGGTGGGAAAGGTGGACGCCCTTAAAGGCGGCTATCCCATCGAGTTCAAGTTCAGGGGCTTTGACTCCGGAGACGAAAACGGCCCGAGGAGCCTTGATGAAATGGAAGAGGCCCCAAAGCTCGCGAGGGAGCAACTGAACGCGTATCTCAACATGCTTGACAGGGAGGTTGGCTACGTCTACGTGTTTGACCGCAACGGGCTGCAGTTTAAAGTATTCCCCGTGGAGCGGGACAGGGAGGCGTTTGAAAAGTTCCTGGGGAGGGCAAGGGTGGTGATAAGTGGAGTCCAGGCCCTGGAGTCGGGCAACTTTCCCTCCTGGATAAAGTCGAGGTTTAAGAACGAATGCGAGGGGTGCATCTTCAGGCCGATTTGCACCGCCGTTGAGTCTAAATGA
- a CDS encoding MATE family efflux transporter: protein MRREVEAMRDQIVSGPIVKTLIVLAYPLIINQLVQVLYNLTDTYWLGKLGREELAAPGTAWPLVWFFMAIGMGFATAGFAFVSQYVGAKAYEKANRAAGALYSLMMFFAIGVGIFGVISAPYLLEFMNVSDTVYPYALDYTRAIFGGIPFAFTLFAFNFLLRAIGDTKTPVKINIATVLLNLVLDPFFIFGWGPFPELGVVGAAVATMLSNSLGSIVGGYLLFKGKVGIHLTPENLRPDWEFYKRIFRVGIPASVGSSTTALGFVILARIIFTLGGQFGNADVAFATYSITNRLTNFMFAFSDGISMAMGTMVGQTVGAKLYERAKVIAEKTMAINFTILGVGTLLFTLFRVEIFSFFINDPAIVAESAKVVKYFSASLPFFGIFSAVNNVFQSSGHTKKSMVLSMLRLWGMRLPLSYGLGLFMRDTAGLWLGMGLSNFLGALVALAWFLTGSWMERIIEESASTS, encoded by the coding sequence ATGAGGCGTGAAGTAGAGGCAATGCGCGACCAGATCGTCAGTGGGCCGATAGTGAAGACGCTCATCGTGCTAGCCTATCCTCTAATCATAAACCAGCTCGTTCAGGTTCTCTACAACCTCACCGACACATACTGGCTCGGGAAGCTCGGGAGGGAGGAGCTGGCGGCACCGGGGACGGCGTGGCCGTTGGTGTGGTTCTTCATGGCCATAGGGATGGGCTTTGCAACGGCAGGCTTCGCCTTCGTGAGCCAGTACGTCGGGGCGAAGGCGTATGAAAAAGCGAACAGGGCCGCGGGAGCGCTCTACTCCCTCATGATGTTCTTTGCTATCGGTGTTGGAATATTCGGCGTTATCTCCGCCCCATACCTCCTTGAATTCATGAACGTGAGCGACACTGTCTACCCCTACGCCCTCGACTACACGAGGGCCATATTCGGGGGCATTCCCTTCGCCTTCACGCTGTTCGCCTTCAACTTCCTCCTGAGAGCGATAGGCGACACAAAAACGCCCGTCAAGATAAACATAGCAACCGTGCTCCTCAACCTGGTTTTAGATCCATTCTTCATCTTCGGCTGGGGGCCGTTTCCAGAGCTCGGAGTCGTCGGTGCGGCAGTGGCGACAATGCTCTCCAACAGCCTCGGCTCCATAGTCGGCGGCTACCTGCTCTTCAAGGGGAAAGTGGGGATTCACCTGACCCCTGAGAACCTCCGGCCTGACTGGGAGTTCTACAAGCGCATCTTCCGCGTCGGGATTCCGGCGAGCGTTGGCTCATCGACCACTGCTTTGGGCTTCGTCATACTCGCAAGGATCATATTCACCCTCGGCGGCCAGTTCGGCAACGCCGACGTCGCTTTCGCAACCTATTCGATAACCAACAGACTGACCAACTTCATGTTCGCCTTCTCAGACGGGATAAGCATGGCTATGGGGACGATGGTGGGCCAGACCGTCGGGGCGAAGCTCTATGAGAGGGCAAAGGTCATAGCGGAGAAGACGATGGCCATAAACTTTACAATACTAGGCGTCGGAACGCTGCTCTTCACCCTCTTCAGGGTCGAGATATTCAGCTTCTTCATAAACGACCCGGCGATAGTAGCCGAGAGCGCCAAGGTCGTGAAGTACTTCTCGGCCTCGCTCCCGTTCTTTGGGATATTTTCAGCCGTCAACAACGTCTTCCAGAGCTCCGGGCACACTAAGAAGAGCATGGTGCTCTCGATGCTCCGCCTGTGGGGCATGAGGCTCCCGCTGAGCTACGGGCTGGGCCTCTTCATGAGGGACACAGCCGGGCTCTGGCTGGGGATGGGCTTAAGCAACTTCCTCGGGGCCCTTGTGGCGCTCGCTTGGTTCCTAACGGGGAGCTGGATGGAGAGGATAATTGAGGAATCCGCGAGCACATCATAA
- a CDS encoding CRISPR-associated endonuclease Cas3'' — MIPCAYFSNGKCVETMEAHVKRGLELIEGLYIKRDYTALLGKLLDVKPEVAGDILRKAYVLHDVGKCLETFQTRRGSFGYHEFYSYLMAKEILREFGAAGQVASVAVLLHHHDWIRKTLVKKPSSLRLVEECPPLIRKLSGLTIPKEIPWSEPIEEYLSVEIILRKNLRAVYALLLPIVMADNYSAACNRGGAGSALGKEILETLEVRGWDLAGCLSGGLR; from the coding sequence ATGATCCCCTGTGCCTACTTCAGCAACGGAAAGTGCGTCGAAACGATGGAGGCTCACGTAAAGCGGGGCCTTGAGCTGATCGAGGGACTCTACATCAAGAGGGACTACACCGCACTGCTGGGGAAGCTTCTCGACGTCAAACCAGAGGTTGCAGGGGACATTCTGCGGAAAGCCTACGTCCTCCACGACGTCGGCAAGTGCCTTGAGACGTTCCAGACGAGGCGCGGGAGCTTCGGTTACCACGAGTTCTACTCCTACCTGATGGCGAAGGAGATCCTGCGGGAATTTGGGGCCGCCGGCCAAGTTGCTTCGGTTGCGGTCCTGCTCCATCACCACGATTGGATACGGAAAACCCTCGTCAAAAAGCCTTCGAGCCTGAGGCTGGTTGAGGAGTGCCCCCCGCTGATAAGGAAGCTCTCAGGCCTTACAATCCCAAAGGAGATACCATGGAGTGAACCCATCGAGGAATATCTCAGCGTCGAGATAATCCTCCGGAAGAATCTCCGGGCAGTTTACGCACTTCTCCTGCCAATAGTGATGGCGGATAACTACTCTGCGGCCTGCAACAGAGGGGGAGCGGGAAGTGCGCTTGGAAAGGAAATCCTGGAGACCCTGGAGGTAAGGGGGTGGGACCTTGCTGGTTGTCTTTCCGGTGGGCTTCGATGA
- the cas2 gene encoding CRISPR-associated endonuclease Cas2, with protein sequence MYIIVVYDVNVRRVNHVKKFLRQHLHWVQNSVFEGEVTKAEYERIKAGLKGIIDEGEDSVVIYRLRSQPLRDVLGTEKNPMGDVI encoded by the coding sequence ATGTACATCATCGTGGTCTACGACGTGAACGTGAGGCGCGTCAATCACGTGAAGAAGTTCCTCCGCCAGCACCTTCACTGGGTTCAGAACAGCGTCTTCGAGGGCGAGGTTACGAAGGCGGAGTACGAGAGGATTAAGGCCGGGCTGAAGGGGATAATAGACGAGGGTGAGGACTCCGTTGTAATCTACCGCCTCCGCTCCCAGCCCCTCCGCGATGTCCTCGGCACGGAGAAGAACCCGATGGGGGACGTCATTTAG
- a CDS encoding MATE family efflux transporter, producing MRDGKIQRMREQILNGPIERTLLTLAGPLIVNNLVQVVYNITDTFWLGKLGREALSAPGTVWPIIGTLMALGIGFTTAGFAFVGQYIGAEEYEKANRSAGALYSLMTFFSVATAIIALLVLPYALRFMRVSENVYPYSLTYATIVFLGLPFSFAFMAFSALMRATGDTRTPVKITLLTVAINIVLDPLLIFGWLGFPEMGVAGAALATVVANAVGAVIGLYLLFNDRVGISLSLESLKPDFEFYSRIFRVGLPSSIGQSANSFGFVILTRIIFGFGDVTYAAYTITTRLVNFLTSISRGISMAMGTMVAQNVGAENYGRAKKIAERTMAVNFAIATFAVLVIGIFRVEIFRFFLDDPAVIKESDVVLKYFLISVPFFNGVFIVVNRAFSSAGHTKKSMALGIFRLWGLRIPLSYAFGYVPALTFTLALLGHRIFVRIPLAELFNFTSRGVFFGMGMSNFIAALVALAWFLRGTWMRRIIGEESKK from the coding sequence ATGCGGGACGGAAAAATCCAGAGGATGCGCGAGCAGATACTTAACGGGCCGATTGAGAGAACCCTGCTCACCCTCGCGGGGCCACTGATCGTAAACAACCTTGTCCAGGTAGTTTACAACATAACGGACACGTTCTGGCTGGGCAAGCTTGGCAGAGAGGCACTCTCCGCCCCCGGAACCGTATGGCCGATAATCGGGACGCTGATGGCCCTGGGAATAGGCTTTACCACGGCGGGCTTTGCTTTTGTCGGGCAGTACATAGGTGCGGAGGAGTACGAAAAGGCCAACCGCTCGGCAGGGGCTTTGTATTCCCTCATGACCTTCTTCTCGGTCGCGACGGCAATAATAGCACTGCTGGTGCTTCCTTACGCGCTGCGCTTCATGCGGGTTAGCGAGAACGTCTACCCCTACTCCCTTACCTATGCCACGATAGTTTTCTTAGGCCTGCCCTTCTCCTTCGCGTTCATGGCATTTTCGGCCCTCATGCGAGCCACCGGCGACACAAGGACACCGGTTAAGATAACCCTCCTAACCGTGGCAATAAACATAGTCCTCGATCCGCTCCTCATATTCGGCTGGCTCGGCTTTCCGGAGATGGGCGTCGCCGGTGCAGCACTCGCGACGGTCGTCGCCAACGCCGTTGGGGCAGTGATAGGGCTCTACCTCCTGTTCAACGACCGCGTGGGAATAAGCCTGAGCCTTGAAAGCCTCAAACCGGACTTCGAGTTCTACAGCAGAATCTTCCGCGTCGGCCTTCCCTCCAGCATAGGACAGTCGGCGAACAGCTTTGGCTTCGTCATCCTGACGAGGATAATCTTCGGCTTCGGCGACGTCACCTACGCGGCATACACTATAACGACCAGACTGGTCAACTTCCTGACGAGCATCTCCCGCGGAATAAGCATGGCGATGGGAACCATGGTCGCCCAGAACGTCGGTGCAGAGAACTACGGGCGGGCGAAGAAGATAGCGGAGCGCACGATGGCCGTAAACTTCGCCATAGCCACCTTTGCGGTTCTGGTGATAGGAATCTTCCGCGTGGAGATATTCCGCTTCTTCCTCGACGACCCGGCGGTAATAAAGGAGAGTGATGTAGTTCTTAAGTACTTCCTAATCTCGGTGCCCTTCTTCAACGGGGTTTTCATAGTCGTGAACAGGGCCTTCAGCTCAGCGGGACACACCAAGAAGAGCATGGCCCTCGGAATATTCCGCCTCTGGGGATTGAGGATACCCCTCAGCTACGCCTTTGGCTACGTGCCCGCGCTGACGTTCACATTAGCGCTCCTCGGCCACAGAATTTTTGTCAGAATCCCGCTCGCAGAGCTCTTCAACTTTACAAGCCGGGGAGTCTTCTTCGGCATGGGCATGAGCAACTTCATAGCCGCCCTAGTGGCCCTCGCCTGGTTCCTGCGGGGGACGTGGATGAGGCGCATTATCGGGGAGGAGTCAAAAAAGTGA
- a CDS encoding cupin domain-containing protein, which yields MTAAPGVKKLKELVEYQEGSIVSRTLLDKKTGTVTLFAFDRGQGLSEHTAPFDAMVYVLEGEVEVTISGKPYRLKEGEMIIMPANEPHALTALDRFKMLLVMIREE from the coding sequence ATGACGGCTGCACCCGGAGTTAAAAAACTGAAGGAGCTTGTCGAGTACCAGGAAGGCTCAATAGTAAGCAGGACACTGCTGGACAAAAAAACAGGCACCGTAACCCTCTTTGCGTTTGACAGGGGGCAGGGGTTGAGCGAACATACGGCGCCCTTTGATGCCATGGTCTACGTCCTTGAGGGGGAGGTGGAGGTCACCATATCCGGAAAGCCCTACAGGCTAAAGGAGGGAGAAATGATAATTATGCCGGCCAACGAACCCCACGCGCTCACGGCGCTGGACAGGTTTAAGATGCTCCTGGTGATGATAAGGGAGGAGTGA
- a CDS encoding DUF362 domain-containing protein: MPEKIKVVVNEDKCYLCGGCAGVCPALAIEVHSSGWEFFQDKCISCRICINACPVGALSAEPLEVSE; this comes from the coding sequence ATGCCGGAGAAGATTAAAGTCGTTGTCAACGAGGACAAATGCTACCTCTGCGGTGGCTGTGCCGGTGTCTGTCCGGCCCTCGCCATAGAAGTCCACTCAAGCGGCTGGGAGTTCTTCCAGGACAAGTGCATCTCGTGCAGAATATGCATCAACGCCTGTCCCGTTGGCGCCCTCAGCGCCGAACCTCTGGAGGTGAGCGAATGA
- the cas6 gene encoding CRISPR-associated endoribonuclease Cas6, protein MRLELLLSFEEPFTIPYNYPHPLYSFLVRAIELGDPIIARRIHDNRKDIKFVASRIIPLGDTRTTVEGLEVESGEVKLFVGSPAWPVLEALVNGLALGAGRLHLSGRRLIWADSKPREIPTRLSGRKLRTLSPVNVYHNSPPNGFRSWDLSPVGQSNSPFEDEPALWKELVFRNLREKYLMVHGELFEGDFGIEVFPKSARSKMFRIKRDDKTGKYTKVRAWHFEFRMWGDEELLRVAWDMGLGMRNPHGFGMVEVR, encoded by the coding sequence ATGAGACTTGAACTCCTCCTGAGCTTTGAGGAACCCTTTACGATTCCCTACAACTACCCCCACCCGCTCTACTCCTTTCTCGTTCGCGCGATAGAGCTGGGAGACCCGATAATAGCGAGGCGCATACACGACAACAGGAAAGACATCAAGTTCGTGGCATCACGCATCATTCCCCTCGGGGACACGCGAACGACTGTGGAGGGCCTGGAGGTGGAGTCGGGTGAGGTCAAGCTCTTCGTTGGCTCGCCGGCGTGGCCCGTCCTTGAGGCACTCGTGAACGGGCTTGCCCTCGGCGCAGGGAGGCTCCACCTCAGTGGGAGGCGGCTTATATGGGCCGATTCAAAGCCACGGGAAATACCCACCAGGCTCTCCGGCAGGAAACTCCGGACGCTCTCACCTGTGAATGTCTACCACAACAGCCCACCCAACGGGTTCAGGAGTTGGGACCTCTCGCCGGTGGGCCAGTCGAACAGTCCCTTCGAGGACGAGCCCGCCCTGTGGAAGGAACTGGTTTTCAGGAACCTCCGCGAGAAGTACCTCATGGTTCACGGGGAGCTGTTCGAGGGGGACTTTGGGATTGAAGTTTTCCCAAAAAGCGCGAGGAGCAAGATGTTCAGAATCAAACGCGATGATAAAACCGGGAAGTATACAAAGGTCCGCGCCTGGCATTTTGAGTTCAGAATGTGGGGAGATGAAGAGCTCCTCCGCGTTGCCTGGGATATGGGGCTCGGAATGAGGAATCCCCATGGCTTTGGAATGGTAGAGGTGAGATGA
- a CDS encoding helix-turn-helix domain-containing protein has product MTEPDIFYILGNKVRRDLLSHLTCTECYFSFLSSKVSVSSTAVAKHLKIMEREGILRSYEREGPFIGPARKYYDIAIAKTYVTTVTPNLFWYRGLELGEPMLEKARIDLTRIPSENEGLLGMVGSFLELTSELDKILQLLQAVESRRDRLMKEIKERYLEEIGDMTQLAILHYVLLVGEATVDELSDRLNLKEREVLVKAQELDRFVPLIIKDGVIKIDEERLKQRIGGENDAGED; this is encoded by the coding sequence ATGACTGAGCCAGACATCTTTTACATACTGGGGAACAAGGTGAGGCGCGACCTGCTCAGCCACCTCACCTGCACCGAGTGCTACTTCAGCTTCCTCAGCAGCAAGGTGAGCGTTTCCTCGACCGCTGTGGCAAAACACCTTAAAATCATGGAGCGAGAGGGCATTCTGAGATCCTACGAGAGGGAAGGGCCCTTCATAGGGCCGGCGAGGAAGTACTACGACATAGCAATAGCTAAGACCTACGTGACCACGGTGACCCCAAACCTTTTCTGGTACAGGGGGCTTGAGCTCGGGGAGCCGATGCTAGAGAAGGCCCGGATAGACCTCACGAGAATACCCTCTGAAAACGAAGGCCTGCTCGGCATGGTGGGTTCCTTCCTTGAGCTGACCTCCGAGCTGGACAAGATACTCCAGCTCCTTCAGGCCGTTGAGAGCAGGCGCGACAGGCTCATGAAGGAGATAAAGGAGAGGTACCTCGAAGAGATAGGCGACATGACGCAGCTCGCGATACTCCACTACGTCCTACTCGTCGGTGAGGCCACCGTTGACGAGCTCAGCGACAGGCTCAACCTGAAGGAGAGGGAGGTGCTGGTGAAGGCCCAGGAGCTGGACAGGTTCGTACCGTTAATAATAAAAGACGGAGTCATCAAAATCGACGAGGAAAGGCTAAAACAAAGAATCGGCGGTGAAAACGATGCCGGAGAAGATTAA
- a CDS encoding NAD(P)/FAD-dependent oxidoreductase, which translates to MKYDVVVVGAGIAGPIVARNVAKAGYSVLLIDKKPAIGTPKQCAEGISINVFKKYDIPYDKRYINREIYGAKLYSPSGYELELRYKDVSGVILERKVFDKMLAYYAAREGADVLARTEAKDVIRKDGRVVGIKARHEDEPVEIYADIIVAADGVESMIARKAGINTYAPPHEFDSSYEYEMLIEGYDPDLIHLWFGNEIAPRGYVWVFPKDEDRANVGIGINSDNPNTAKYYLDKWLKENDIPFKKILEVNVGVVPVGGFVKELAKGNVVVVGDAARQVNPMHGGGMAEAMEAGTIASKWIVKALEEENLELLKNYTKEWWETDGKRLEKVLKVRKVTEKLTDEDLDLFIQLLSGADAEKIASGDYGEIIKALLKHPKVILSPRRIKLLRELL; encoded by the coding sequence ATGAAATATGACGTCGTTGTCGTCGGTGCCGGTATTGCCGGCCCGATAGTTGCGAGGAACGTGGCTAAAGCCGGCTATTCTGTTCTTCTCATTGACAAGAAGCCCGCCATAGGCACCCCCAAGCAGTGTGCCGAGGGCATAAGCATAAACGTGTTTAAGAAGTACGACATCCCTTACGACAAGCGCTACATCAACCGCGAGATCTACGGTGCAAAGCTCTACTCTCCCAGCGGATACGAACTGGAACTCCGCTACAAGGACGTTAGCGGCGTCATCCTTGAGAGGAAGGTCTTCGACAAGATGCTGGCATACTATGCGGCCAGAGAGGGTGCCGACGTCCTCGCGAGAACCGAGGCGAAGGACGTCATAAGGAAGGACGGCAGGGTCGTCGGGATAAAGGCCAGGCACGAGGACGAGCCGGTCGAGATTTACGCGGACATCATAGTCGCCGCCGACGGTGTTGAGAGCATGATCGCCAGGAAGGCGGGCATAAACACCTACGCTCCTCCCCACGAGTTCGACTCCTCCTACGAGTACGAGATGCTCATAGAGGGCTACGACCCCGATTTGATTCACCTCTGGTTCGGCAACGAGATAGCCCCGCGCGGTTACGTCTGGGTCTTCCCCAAGGACGAGGACAGGGCCAACGTCGGGATAGGCATAAACTCGGACAACCCGAACACCGCGAAGTACTACCTTGACAAGTGGCTGAAGGAGAACGACATACCGTTCAAGAAGATACTTGAAGTCAACGTCGGCGTTGTCCCGGTCGGCGGTTTCGTCAAAGAGCTCGCGAAGGGCAACGTGGTCGTTGTCGGCGACGCTGCCAGACAGGTCAACCCGATGCACGGTGGTGGAATGGCCGAGGCCATGGAGGCTGGAACCATAGCGAGCAAGTGGATTGTAAAAGCGTTGGAAGAGGAGAACCTCGAACTCCTCAAGAACTACACGAAGGAGTGGTGGGAGACCGACGGAAAGAGGCTTGAGAAGGTTCTCAAGGTCAGGAAGGTCACGGAGAAGCTCACCGACGAGGACCTTGACCTGTTCATACAGCTGCTCAGCGGCGCTGACGCTGAGAAGATAGCCAGCGGCGACTACGGGGAGATAATAAAGGCGCTTCTGAAGCACCCGAAGGTCATCCTGAGTCCCAGGAGGATAAAGCTGCTCAGGGAACTCCTCTGA